The region TTTTTTGTTTTTAATACAATTGATTCATTAAAAAGTTCAATTTTATATACTGGATCAAAATATGTCCCAAACTTTTTAACAACTTCAAAAGAGTCTAAAGGTGCAATTGTTTTTCTTCCTCTATATTTTGTCATTTTTATACCAGCAGTTGAAGAACCAATCATTCTAACATCAATATCAATATCATTTGCATATTTGCTATTTCTAGCTTCTTCATCTAAAGTATAATCTTTTTTCGAAGATTTTTTACTTGCTTTCTTTTTTTGTTTAGCAAGTCTTCTTGCTTTTGCAATTCTAGCTTTTCTCTCTTTTTCCAACTCTTCTTTTTTCAAAATATTAAGTTTTCCTAAAAGATCTTTTAGTGATTCTTGTTTTTGTATAGTCTTTTTTAATTCAGATTGGTATTCTTTATGTTTTCTTTCTAAACTTACAAGAGATTTTGAATATTTCTTTTTTAATATGTTTAGTTCATCTTTTTTCTTTTTTCTATCTTTTATATAAGATGAGATCTTTTCAATACGCTTTTGATTCTCTTTTTTATTTTGTGTAATAAGTTCATAACTGTTATTTAGTTTTAATATCTCATCTTTTGAATTTTGTGAAAGTATTGAATATATTTCAGAATCAACTAACTCTTTAAGATCACTTTCACCTGCAAGTTTAAGTGCAATAGAAGAGGAAAAATCATCTATAATAACTTTTATAATCTGTTTTTCATTATCTTCTCTTTTTTTCACTAAAGATTTTGAATCTTCTTGTAGATTATCTAAAGATTTTTTTGCCTCTTCAAGTTGTGATTGATGTTTTTTAATATCATCATTTACAACATCAATAACTTTTTCTAATTTACTTAATTCTTGGTTTTGATTAGAGATTTGTTTTGCTAAGATTTTAACTTGAATATCTGCTTTTTGCTGTTCACTTTTATTTTTTTCTAGGATTTGCTTGTTTTTCTGAATTTTTTTATCAATAGTTTTAGTAGAAGCATCTAGAAAAGAGATAATAAAAATAAAAATAAGTAAAAATCTAGTCATGTTTAATTTTATATTTTAAAAGTACACCAATTATAGTTAATATAGAAATACCAAACGATAGAACGAAAATTTTTAATAATGAATCTTCTATTGTAAGTGTAACTAATACAATATTTTCTAAATCATCAGGTAATATAATCCCAATATTCCCAACTAAATATATAAATATAGCTGAAACAGTAAAAAATGATATTAGTGAACTAAATATAGCATATTTCAGTATAGTTGCAGAACTATATAAAATAGAGGCACCATGTAACTTTAGAATTGTGATTTTTTCATGATGTTCATAAAACCAAATCCTTATTTGTTTTGAAATCATAATAATTGCAAATATAGTAATGA is a window of Halarcobacter sp. DNA encoding:
- a CDS encoding peptidoglycan DD-metalloendopeptidase family protein, producing MTRFLLIFIFIISFLDASTKTIDKKIQKNKQILEKNKSEQQKADIQVKILAKQISNQNQELSKLEKVIDVVNDDIKKHQSQLEEAKKSLDNLQEDSKSLVKKREDNEKQIIKVIIDDFSSSIALKLAGESDLKELVDSEIYSILSQNSKDEILKLNNSYELITQNKKENQKRIEKISSYIKDRKKKKDELNILKKKYSKSLVSLERKHKEYQSELKKTIQKQESLKDLLGKLNILKKEELEKERKARIAKARRLAKQKKKASKKSSKKDYTLDEEARNSKYANDIDIDVRMIGSSTAGIKMTKYRGRKTIAPLDSFEVVKKFGTYFDPVYKIELFNESIVLKTKKPQAKVKSIFNGKIVYAKKDAGMLENVVIIQHKDGLHTIYSHLDQISPSLKVGRWIKKGYVVGRVNDTLTFQATKNEKHVNPKDLFRI